CATCCCAATGTCGCACGAACAGCTGGTCATAGGTCCGGCCCGAACCGGCATTGGCGTCCTTCTTGACCTGGGGCAGCTCGAGGCTCGGCGCGCCGGGCTTGCGATCGGCCCAGACGAGCAGCCTGTCGCCGGTCGGCGCGACCTTGAACCCGCTGAACCCGCCGGGGATCCGGCTCAGCTGCGTCGCCGCCCCGCCGGTGACCGGCACGCCCCACACGGCATCCTCGCCGCCCTTGTCGGACTGGAAATACACCGTCGCGCCGTCCTTCGAGAATTGCGGCCCGGTCTCGTTGACCTCCGCCTCGGCGACCAGCTTCTCGGGCACCGCGCCCTTCCGGCCCAGATCGAGCCGCCACAGATCATAGCGCCCGCGATTGGCCGCGAGATCGGTTTCGCGCTGCTGCCAGACCAGCCATTTGCCGTCGGGCGACACCGCGGGTCCGCCCACGCGCGACAGCGAGGCGACATCCTGGATGGTAAGGTCCCGCGCCAGAGCCGGCACAGCAGCGGAAGCGAGCGCGACGCCCGCGAGCAGGAAATGCTTCATGGGCGGAGATAAGCAGATGGTAGCGAACGATACAATCGCCCGCCCGCATGAGAAGGAATTAGTTCCGCCCGGTGATCCGGGTGATCTCGCGGGCGACCATCGTCTCGACGATCTGCGGCAGGTTGGCGTCGAGCCAGTCGCGCAGCATCGGCTTGATCAGTTCGCGCACCAGCCCTTCGAGCGTGTCCGATCCCGCAACCTCTGGCTTCACCACCATCCGCGACAGCGCTTCGAGCGGTCCGCGCGTTGCCTCGACGGCACGTTCGGACAGGATCGGGTCGACTCGCTTCTCGCGGACTGGCGAAGCAGGCGCCTCTACCGGTGCCGCCGCGACCGGAGCAGGCGCGTCCTGGAGCTCTTCCTCGAGCTGATCGCTCAGCTCGAGAACCTCGTCCTCCTGCTCGTCCTCAGCCTCTTCGGCCTCGATTCGCGGTGCACGTGCGGTGGAGGTCGTCGCCGGACCGGTCCGGCCACGGCGGGTACGCGAAGCCACCGCCGCATCGCCTTCCTCGGCGATGATGCGTTTGATCGACGAGAGGATCTCCTCCATCGACGGCTCGGTACTGATATCCCCCATAGCCGACACGTCTCCTGTGGCTGACCGTGGTTAATTCAGGGATTTCTGGGCGTGGTGTCAACCGATCGCTGCAACAAAGGATCCAGCGGCGCCGCGGTCACCGTCGCGCCCTGCGCCGGCGTACCGAGAGTCGGCGTGCTGGTGCCCGTCGGCGTGGGGTCGTCGCTCCAGTCGCCCCAGCGGCCGCGGACGCGCTCGTAATTGGCGGCCGGATCGTAGAGCGGCCCGCCGTCGAGCCCGAGATCCTTGGCCTCCGCACGCCCCATCGACGCCAGCATCGTGAAGCCCGCAACATAGGCGTCGCGCTCGGCCGTCACGTAATTGACCTGCGAATTGAGCAATTCCTGCTCGGCATTGAGGATGTCGAGGATCGTGCGCGTACCGACGCTGTTCTCGGCACGGACGCCCTCCAGGCTCAACCGGTTGGCCTCGACTGCGACGCGATTCGATTCGATCACGCGCAGCGCGCCCTGGTACGATGCGAAGGTCGATCGCGCCTGCGCGATCACGCCGCGCTCGGTGAGTGTCACGCCTTCGATCGCCGCTGCCTGGCGTGCCTGTGCCTGGCGGACCTGCGCCGCGGGGCGGCCGCCCTGGAAGATCGGCAGCGTCACC
This genomic stretch from Sphingomonas sp. LM7 harbors:
- a CDS encoding DUF2497 domain-containing protein: MGDISTEPSMEEILSSIKRIIAEEGDAAVASRTRRGRTGPATTSTARAPRIEAEEAEDEQEDEVLELSDQLEEELQDAPAPVAAAPVEAPASPVREKRVDPILSERAVEATRGPLEALSRMVVKPEVAGSDTLEGLVRELIKPMLRDWLDANLPQIVETMVAREITRITGRN